From one Malus sylvestris chromosome 1, drMalSylv7.2, whole genome shotgun sequence genomic stretch:
- the LOC126626116 gene encoding V-type proton ATPase subunit H-like, whose translation MDHAELTTEQVLNRDIPWETYMTTKLITGTCLQLLRRYDKRSESYRSQLLDDDGPAYVQVFVGILRDIFKEETVEYVLALIDEMLTANPKRARLFHDSSLADKDIYEPFLRLLWKGNWFIQEKSCKILAVIVSARPKPQDGSSANGEASNSKRKITTIDDVLKGLVEWLCAQLKKPSHPSRGIPTAINCLATLLKEPMVRSSFVQLDGVKLLVPLISPASTQQSIQLLYETCLCIWLLSYYEPAIEYLATSRTLPRLIEVVKSSTKEKVVRVVVLTLRNLLSKGAFGTQMVDLGLPQIVQNLKAQAWSDEDLLEGLNQLEEGLKDNIKKLSSFDKYKQEVLLGHLDWSPMHKDPIFWRENITNFEDNDFQILRVLITILDTSSDPRALAVACFDISQFVQQHPAGRSIVTDLKAKERVMKLMNHESAEVTKNALLCIQRLFLGAKYASFLQA comes from the exons ATGGACCATGCTGAGCTCACGACTGAACAG GTTTTGAATAGGGACATCCCATGGGAGACTTACATGACCACTAAGCTCATCACTGGAACCTGCCTTCAGCTCTTGAGGCGCTATGATAAAAGATCCGAGAGCTACAGATCACAGCTTCTCGATGAT GATGGCCCTGCTTATGTTCAAGTGTTCGTTGGCATTTTACGTGATATTTTCAAGGAAGAAACGGTAGAATATGTCCTTGCTTTAATTGATGAAATGCTTACAG CTAACCCTAAAAGAGCAAGATTGTTCCATGATAGTAGTCTTGCTGATAAAGATATCTATGAGCCTTTCTTGAG ATTGCTCTGGAAGGGTAATTGGTTCATACAAGAGAAGAGCTGTAAGATACTTGCTGTAATAGTGAG TGCCAGGCCAAAACCCCAAGATGGCTCTTCTGCAAATGGAGAAGCCTCAAattcaaagagaaaaataacTACTATTGATGATGTGTTGAAAGGATTGGTGGAATGGCTTTGTGCACAG TTGAAGAAGCCTTCCCATCCTAGTCGTGGTATCCCAACTGCCATCAATTGCCTTGCAACCTTACTAAAGGAACCTATGGTTAGATCTTCCTTTGTTCAATTAGATGGGGTGAAGTTGcttgttcccttaatttctccaGCTTCCACCCAACAATCTATTCAG CTTCTTTATGAAACATGTCTATGCATCTGGCTCTTATCTTATTATGAACCTGCAATTGAGTACTTGGCTACTTCTAGAACTCTTCCACGACTCATAGAAGTTGTCAAGAGTTCCACAAAGGAGAAG GTTGTCAGAGTTGTTGTTTTGACCCTGAGGAACTTGCTCTCAAAAGGGGCATTTGGCACTCAAATGGTGGACCTTGGACTGCCACAAATCGTTCAGAATTTGAAAGCACAAGCATGGAGTGATGAG GATCTCCTGGAGGGATTAAATCAACTGGAAGAGGGTCTGAAGGATAACATCAAGAAATTAAGTTCTTTTGACAAGTATAAGCAAGAAGTCCTCCTTGGCCATCTTGACTGGTCACCCATGCACAAGGATCCAATATTCTGGCGAGAGAATATTACCAACTTTGAAGATAATGACTTTCAg ATTCTAAGAGTCCTGATTACTATCTTGGACACATCCAGTGATCCTAGGGCATTGGCCGTAGCCTGCTTTGATATCTCACAGTTTGTCCAGCAGCATCCGGCTGGAAGAAGCATAGTGACAGACCTCAAAGCCAAGGAACGTGTGATGAAACTGATGAATCATGAGAGTGCCGAGGTCACAAAAAATGCGCTGCTGTGCATCCAAAGGCTTTTCCTAGGTGCCAAGTATGCTAGCTTTTTGCAGGCTTAG
- the LOC126626134 gene encoding uncharacterized protein LOC126626134, which translates to MEKKSGSEEDKGKVCKRCKESYRASSNTSFSCRFHPSFFVCRRHDDQKRYYELGPNDPPYAAKFYDCCGAEDPEASGCTTSFHVLYDDD; encoded by the exons ATGGAAAAAAAGAGTGGGAGTGAGGAGGATAAGGGAAAGGTATGCAAAAGGTGCAAGGAAAGCTACAGAGCCTCCTCTAACACCTCTTTCTCATGCCGCTTCCACCCTTCTTTCTTCGTCTGTCGCCGTCACGACGACCAGAAAAG GTACTATGAATTGGGACCCAACGATCCGCCATACGCTGCCAAGTTCTACGACTGTTGTGGGGCTGAGGATCCTGAGGCATCTGGCTGCACTACCAGTTTCCATGTTTTGTATGATGACGATTGA